Proteins encoded in a region of the Pigmentiphaga litoralis genome:
- a CDS encoding alpha/beta fold hydrolase, whose protein sequence is MPIAALNGTHIPFEVIGDQGDWIALSPGGRRGMDELVPLATRIAAGGYRVVIHDRRNCGAGELAFDDRAPEFEIWADDLHALLQHLGASPAIVGGFSSGCRLSLLLALKHPEAVRALLLMRITGGAFAAERLAAKYYTDYIKRVKEGGMDALARDAHFRALIVANPSNQARLQQFDAATFLRIMRAWRADLEAGAAMPVLGATEAQLRSLTMPACVIPGTDRTHPIDVGERVQQLIAGSTWIPMQLKQQDADFIPMEAWCDDATLAEQLLAFLKTLPATGAH, encoded by the coding sequence ATGCCCATCGCTGCCCTGAACGGAACACACATCCCCTTCGAGGTCATCGGTGACCAGGGCGACTGGATCGCGCTGTCGCCAGGCGGGCGGCGCGGCATGGACGAGCTGGTGCCCCTTGCCACGCGCATCGCCGCCGGGGGCTACCGGGTGGTGATCCACGACCGCCGGAACTGCGGCGCGGGCGAGCTGGCCTTTGACGACCGCGCACCGGAATTCGAAATCTGGGCCGACGACCTGCATGCGTTGCTGCAGCATCTGGGTGCGTCACCTGCCATCGTGGGTGGGTTCTCGTCAGGATGCCGCCTGTCTTTGCTGCTGGCGCTCAAGCACCCCGAGGCCGTGCGTGCCTTGCTGCTGATGCGCATCACCGGCGGTGCGTTTGCTGCCGAGCGCCTGGCAGCCAAGTACTACACCGACTACATCAAGAGGGTCAAGGAGGGCGGCATGGACGCCCTTGCGCGCGACGCGCACTTTCGCGCGCTGATCGTCGCCAATCCTTCCAATCAGGCGCGCCTGCAGCAGTTCGACGCGGCCACCTTCTTGCGCATCATGCGGGCGTGGCGTGCCGATCTGGAAGCGGGGGCCGCCATGCCCGTGCTGGGCGCAACCGAAGCACAGTTGCGGTCCCTGACCATGCCGGCGTGCGTGATCCCGGGCACGGACCGCACGCATCCCATCGACGTGGGTGAGCGGGTGCAGCAACTGATCGCGGGCAGCACGTGGATTCCAATGCAGCTGAAGCAACAGGATGCGGACTTCATTCCGATGGAAGCGTGGTGCGATGACGCAACGCTGGCCGAACAGCTGTTGGCCTTCTTGAAGACCTTGCCGGCGACAGGCGCGCACTGA
- a CDS encoding LacI family DNA-binding transcriptional regulator, whose protein sequence is MTDRPAPTIKDIARLLGVAVSTVGRALQNNPRISQDMRDRVHQTARDIGYVANSTAATMRSKTSKLVGFLVPDVEDNDSATIAKAVAQSCNRAGLQLMLAMSEDDPQREHAHLQTLVGARAAGLIIVPTLTPTPESLAIIQRLPFIQVIRHLPNLSSDYFVYDDEAGMRTATEHLLALGHRRIAYVGTLAALSTGARRLAGFHRAHRDAGLEADPRLIATLPPSADGVGHALRDMLTRSRPTAVIAGGSRITVALLAAIDDAGVAVPDALSVIGFGDHAWSTWWRGGLTTLGLPIRELAAESGALLVERVTGVRSDDAPSIDTPRHVSHPLKLIVRRTTQQIS, encoded by the coding sequence ATGACGGACCGCCCCGCCCCCACCATCAAGGACATCGCCCGCCTGCTCGGCGTGGCCGTGTCGACCGTGGGACGCGCGCTGCAGAACAATCCGCGGATCAGTCAGGACATGCGCGACCGCGTCCATCAGACGGCGCGCGACATCGGCTACGTCGCCAATTCCACAGCGGCCACCATGCGCAGCAAGACCAGCAAGCTGGTCGGATTCCTGGTTCCCGATGTCGAAGACAACGATTCCGCCACCATCGCCAAAGCGGTCGCGCAGTCATGCAATCGCGCGGGCCTGCAGCTGATGCTGGCCATGTCCGAAGACGACCCGCAGCGCGAACACGCGCATCTGCAGACCCTGGTGGGTGCCCGAGCCGCCGGCCTCATCATCGTTCCGACGCTCACGCCAACACCGGAGTCCCTGGCCATCATCCAGCGGCTTCCGTTCATCCAGGTGATCCGGCATCTACCGAATCTGTCGTCCGACTACTTTGTCTACGACGATGAAGCAGGCATGCGAACCGCGACCGAACACCTGCTTGCCCTGGGTCACCGGCGCATCGCCTACGTGGGCACCCTGGCCGCACTCAGCACCGGCGCGCGGCGGCTGGCGGGGTTTCATCGCGCGCACCGGGATGCCGGACTGGAAGCCGACCCCCGTCTCATCGCGACCTTGCCGCCCAGCGCGGACGGCGTCGGCCACGCGCTGCGTGACATGCTGACACGCAGCCGCCCCACGGCCGTGATCGCCGGCGGTTCCCGCATCACGGTGGCCCTGCTGGCCGCCATCGACGACGCTGGCGTTGCCGTGCCGGACGCGTTGTCGGTGATCGGTTTCGGCGACCACGCCTGGTCGACCTGGTGGCGCGGCGGCCTGACGACGCTGGGCCTGCCCATCCGCGAACTGGCCGCCGAGTCCGGCGCGTTGCTGGTCGAACGGGTCACCGGCGTTCGGAGTGACGACGCGCCGTCCATCGACACGCCCAGGCACGTGAGCCATCCTCTGAAGCTGATTGTGCGACGCACGACGCAGCAGATTTCCTGA
- a CDS encoding citrate synthase, which produces MKEIRAAPAKAPAGPATGQVAASPRAARIDAPSDYLTATQAAEALNVKVPSLYSYVSRGVIRSVTQPGTRARLYYREDVERAAKRMGGRAGIPDTVETAVRWGQPMLTTSITDLADGGHRYRGVPALELAAAGRSFESVAELLWSGVDVPGLTLWEAAMPSSEVLDRLDAAAGSSDTLTSARLMSLATAIIATAMPNKPDFERGTTVADAVSLISLYACAMGLLGPARKVYRPSHPQSIAQLLANALIGEDAADARTRAAHLRAINATLVVCADHELSPATFAARVAASAGAELRACLHAAIVTQSGIRFGGGCERTEALLASVQTAEALRDAITGYVASGRQVPGFNPVSYPKGDPRARYLIDLASSMPKNERNQFHALDGIFKAAQAEFDLKPRIDVGLVSVSFALGLPRRAAAAMWIIGRCAGWTAHVIEQRLAGFTMRPRAKYVSLGG; this is translated from the coding sequence GTGAAAGAGATCCGCGCGGCTCCCGCCAAGGCGCCGGCCGGGCCAGCGACGGGCCAGGTGGCGGCTTCACCTCGCGCGGCGCGGATCGATGCACCCTCCGACTACCTGACGGCAACCCAGGCGGCGGAAGCGCTGAATGTGAAGGTTCCTTCGCTTTATTCGTATGTCAGCCGCGGCGTGATCCGGTCGGTCACCCAGCCCGGCACGCGCGCCCGCCTGTACTACCGCGAAGACGTCGAACGCGCGGCGAAACGCATGGGCGGCCGAGCCGGCATCCCTGACACGGTAGAAACCGCCGTGCGCTGGGGGCAGCCCATGTTGACGACATCGATTACCGACCTGGCCGACGGCGGCCACCGCTATCGCGGCGTGCCCGCGCTGGAACTGGCCGCGGCCGGCCGGTCGTTCGAGTCAGTGGCGGAGTTGTTGTGGAGCGGGGTCGACGTGCCCGGCCTGACCTTGTGGGAAGCGGCCATGCCGTCAAGCGAGGTGCTGGATCGCCTGGACGCGGCCGCCGGCAGCAGCGACACCCTGACCAGCGCGCGTCTGATGTCACTCGCCACCGCCATCATCGCGACCGCCATGCCCAACAAACCCGACTTTGAACGCGGCACCACGGTGGCCGACGCGGTCAGCCTGATCAGCCTGTATGCGTGCGCCATGGGCCTGCTCGGCCCCGCCAGAAAGGTGTACCGGCCTTCGCATCCGCAATCGATCGCCCAACTGCTGGCCAATGCATTGATTGGCGAAGACGCGGCCGATGCCCGCACGCGCGCCGCCCATCTGCGCGCCATCAACGCCACGCTGGTGGTGTGCGCCGACCACGAACTGTCGCCCGCCACCTTCGCCGCACGCGTCGCGGCATCCGCCGGCGCCGAACTGCGCGCGTGCCTGCACGCCGCCATCGTCACGCAATCCGGCATCCGGTTTGGGGGAGGGTGCGAGCGCACCGAAGCGCTCCTGGCCAGCGTGCAGACGGCCGAAGCCCTGCGCGACGCCATCACCGGCTACGTCGCGTCAGGCCGGCAAGTGCCCGGGTTCAATCCGGTGTCCTACCCCAAGGGCGACCCCCGCGCGCGCTACCTGATCGATCTTGCATCGAGCATGCCCAAAAATGAGCGCAATCAATTTCATGCGCTCGACGGCATCTTCAAGGCGGCCCAGGCCGAGTTCGACCTGAAGCCGCGCATCGACGTAGGACTGGTCAGCGTGTCGTTCGCATTGGGCCTGCCCCGTCGCGCCGCCGCGGCCATGTGGATCATCGGCCGCTGCGCCGGCTGGACCGCGCACGTGATCGAGCAAAGGCTCGCCGGGTTCACGATGCGGCCGCGGGCGAAGTATGTGAGTCTGGGCGGCTGA
- a CDS encoding Bug family tripartite tricarboxylate transporter substrate binding protein, whose protein sequence is MTRRLFLTTTGRIALASALAACTLAAQTTQAAPKQVRLVVPFPPSGNLDTITRLVAERMQPTFGTVIVENRSGANGNIGAENVYNAAPDGGTLMVAPYGPLAVNKNLYPKLSYDSDQFVPVAMLASVPNVLAINPSLPVNSLAEFITYVKANPGKVAFASQGSGSSSHLAAELFMQLTGTKMLHVPYKGTGPAIVDLLGGQVSVFFDTLSSSGKYQKSGKLKILAVADSKRSALLPEVPTFAEAGPPAMKDMLANAWYAVVAPPKTPADIVARYEKVISAAIAAPDMKQKFAEMGIDPFVANSADTGAFIRKETVKWGQVIRAGQISVD, encoded by the coding sequence ATGACCCGACGCCTTTTCCTGACCACCACCGGACGCATCGCCCTGGCCAGCGCCCTGGCCGCCTGTACGCTGGCCGCGCAGACCACCCAGGCCGCCCCCAAGCAGGTCCGCCTGGTGGTGCCCTTCCCGCCCAGCGGCAATCTCGACACGATCACCCGCCTGGTGGCGGAACGCATGCAGCCCACGTTTGGCACGGTGATCGTTGAAAACCGGTCGGGGGCGAACGGCAACATCGGGGCCGAGAACGTGTACAACGCCGCGCCCGATGGCGGCACGTTGATGGTCGCGCCCTATGGTCCGCTGGCCGTCAACAAGAACCTGTATCCCAAGCTGAGCTATGACTCGGATCAGTTCGTGCCGGTCGCCATGCTGGCCAGCGTGCCCAACGTGCTGGCGATCAACCCGTCCTTGCCGGTCAATTCCCTGGCCGAATTCATTACCTACGTGAAAGCCAATCCCGGCAAGGTTGCGTTTGCATCGCAAGGCAGCGGATCGTCATCGCACCTGGCCGCGGAACTCTTCATGCAGCTGACCGGCACCAAGATGCTGCACGTGCCCTACAAGGGCACCGGACCCGCGATCGTCGACCTGCTGGGGGGGCAGGTGTCGGTGTTTTTCGACACGCTCAGTTCCAGCGGCAAGTACCAGAAGTCGGGCAAGTTGAAGATTCTTGCCGTGGCCGACAGCAAGCGTTCCGCGCTGCTGCCCGAGGTCCCGACCTTTGCCGAAGCGGGTCCGCCCGCGATGAAAGACATGCTGGCCAACGCCTGGTATGCCGTGGTCGCGCCGCCCAAGACCCCTGCCGACATCGTCGCCAGATACGAAAAGGTGATCAGCGCCGCGATCGCCGCGCCGGACATGAAGCAGAAATTTGCCGAGATGGGCATCGACCCCTTCGTTGCCAATTCGGCTGACACCGGCGCCTTCATCCGGAAGGAAACCGTGAAGTGGGGCCAGGTCATTCGCGCCGGCCAGATATCGGTCGATTAA
- a CDS encoding class II aldolase/adducin family protein, producing MDTQDQIADKKQQIADALGMMERAGIIDFNGHMSARIGDNRILINSGASVRSAITAADIIEIDLDGQPVDGGIVPPMEFHIHASIYRQRPDVNAVAHTHPVWSTLFSSVGKTVEPVIMQAAMLGEIQQFPKTASINTRDLGDELASCLGRHRIAMLKSHGAVVAAEGILEVFVLAYYLEETAHRQYLASQIGQPDVLNAEQIQKINANLWKPHLLKKAWDYHLAKLHRTTSC from the coding sequence ATGGACACCCAAGACCAGATCGCCGACAAGAAGCAGCAGATAGCCGATGCGCTTGGCATGATGGAGCGCGCCGGCATCATCGACTTCAACGGCCACATGAGCGCACGGATCGGCGACAACCGCATCCTGATCAATTCCGGCGCGTCGGTGCGCAGCGCCATCACGGCCGCCGACATCATCGAGATCGACCTGGATGGTCAGCCTGTCGATGGCGGCATCGTGCCGCCCATGGAATTCCACATCCACGCATCGATCTACCGGCAACGGCCGGATGTGAACGCGGTGGCGCACACCCACCCGGTGTGGTCGACGCTGTTCAGCAGCGTGGGCAAGACGGTCGAACCCGTGATCATGCAGGCCGCCATGCTGGGCGAGATCCAGCAGTTCCCCAAGACCGCGTCGATCAACACGCGTGACCTGGGGGATGAGCTTGCGTCCTGCCTCGGCCGGCACCGCATCGCCATGCTCAAGTCGCACGGCGCGGTGGTCGCAGCCGAGGGCATCCTGGAAGTCTTCGTGCTCGCCTACTACCTGGAAGAAACCGCGCACCGGCAATACCTGGCGTCGCAGATCGGCCAGCCCGACGTGCTGAACGCCGAACAGATCCAGAAGATCAACGCCAACCTGTGGAAGCCCCACCTGCTCAAGAAGGCCTGGGACTACCACCTTGCGAAACTCCATCGGACGACATCATGCTGA
- a CDS encoding aromatic ring-hydroxylating dioxygenase subunit alpha, whose translation MLKKEQNELVTRTSKGTAMGELFRRYWLPALLSEELPEPDCAPVRLQLLGERLITFRDSSGTLGAIDEFCAHRGVSLWFGRNEEGGIRCPYHGWKYDTQGRCIDIPSEPADSKLCDRVKLSAYPLIERGGVIWIYMGEPEHQPALPEWEFATVPADQSFMTKRLQECNWLQALEGGIDSSHVSFLHSGGLKHDPLFKGSKGNEYNLGDLRPHFEVAETDGGLLIGARRKAEPGSVYWRITPWVMPNFMMVPPRADHPVHGHFWVPIDDENCWAWSFDYHPTRALKESEVQAMKDGAGIHCKYVPGTYIPLANKSNDYLMDRARQKSGELYSGVESIAIQDSSLQESMGAIQDRTKETLTSTDRGIVQARRRLIAAATALAESGTPPPGMEAALQHIRSVALVSPEAAPFPAVAEEALQSAPGKPHATV comes from the coding sequence ATGCTGAAGAAAGAACAGAACGAACTGGTGACCCGCACCAGCAAGGGCACGGCGATGGGCGAGCTGTTTCGCCGCTACTGGCTGCCGGCCCTGCTGTCCGAAGAACTGCCCGAACCGGACTGTGCGCCCGTGCGGCTGCAACTGCTGGGGGAACGATTGATCACGTTTCGCGACAGCAGTGGCACGCTGGGTGCGATCGACGAATTCTGTGCGCATCGCGGCGTGTCGCTCTGGTTTGGCCGCAATGAAGAGGGCGGCATCCGCTGTCCGTATCACGGCTGGAAGTACGACACGCAAGGCCGCTGTATCGACATCCCGTCCGAGCCGGCCGACAGCAAGCTGTGCGATCGCGTGAAGCTGAGCGCCTATCCGCTGATCGAACGCGGCGGCGTCATCTGGATCTACATGGGCGAGCCCGAACATCAGCCGGCCTTGCCCGAATGGGAATTCGCGACCGTGCCGGCCGATCAGAGCTTCATGACCAAGCGGCTGCAGGAATGCAACTGGTTGCAGGCACTGGAAGGCGGCATTGATTCGAGCCACGTGTCCTTCCTGCACAGCGGCGGCCTGAAGCACGACCCGCTGTTCAAAGGGTCGAAGGGCAACGAGTACAACCTGGGTGATCTGCGTCCGCATTTCGAAGTGGCGGAGACCGACGGCGGCCTGTTGATCGGCGCACGCCGCAAGGCGGAACCCGGGTCGGTGTACTGGCGCATCACGCCGTGGGTCATGCCCAACTTCATGATGGTGCCCCCGCGTGCCGACCACCCGGTGCACGGCCACTTCTGGGTGCCGATCGATGACGAGAACTGCTGGGCCTGGAGCTTCGATTACCACCCCACGCGCGCGCTGAAGGAATCCGAAGTGCAGGCCATGAAGGACGGCGCGGGCATCCACTGCAAGTACGTTCCGGGCACGTACATTCCGCTGGCCAACAAGTCGAACGACTACCTGATGGACCGGGCGCGCCAGAAGTCGGGCGAGCTCTACAGCGGGGTAGAGAGCATTGCGATCCAGGATTCGTCGTTGCAGGAAAGCATGGGCGCCATCCAGGACCGGACCAAGGAAACCTTGACCAGCACCGATCGTGGCATTGTGCAGGCGCGTCGCCGCCTGATCGCCGCGGCCACCGCGCTGGCCGAAAGCGGCACGCCGCCGCCGGGCATGGAAGCGGCGCTGCAGCACATCCGGTCGGTGGCGCTGGTGTCGCCGGAAGCGGCGCCCTTCCCCGCGGTGGCCGAAGAAGCCTTGCAGTCCGCGCCAGGCAAGCCGCACGCGACGGTTTAA
- a CDS encoding amidohydrolase, with amino-acid sequence MIVRIPSSPRLLATAIASLATLAAGCSQVGPTSSVVAADAVYTNGKVVTVDKQSSIVQAFAVKDGKYVFVGSTAQAQAYVGPSTQVVDLKGRTTIPGLADSHLHTAGGGPGLDLSKTRSLGEVYAVLRDAARNAAPGTVLVSNSDWHEAQFKEQRLPTAAELEAAAPGVPVVLVRGGHSYFLNDTALARYKITKATPVPAGGAIPVGPDGKLTGEITDTAKPLVALPPTPAPSVAGLEAQQKILNSYGLTSIRVPGISVANYRVFQQLRDAGKATVRYSILLRPRDLADYRASVVPSGVKPGEGDDWVKIWGIKVAVDGGFEGGLMTKPYLDPLGKNGTYYGLRLLDQPSFNEYVVTLNRAGWRSAVHAVGDAAIDQALTGYEAANADQPIVGKGWVIEHAFVSRPDQYPRMKRLGVNLSVQDHLYLAAPVLKAYWGMDRASQVTPVKTYVDEGFLVAGGTDSPVIPLSPFWVMYHFLTRDTISDGVYGANQAVTSRDTVLRMMTINNALLTDEASIKGSIETGKLADFAVLSADYLTIPARQVQDLKAVATYVGGKQVYRDASFAP; translated from the coding sequence ATGATCGTCCGAATTCCGTCGTCGCCCCGTCTCCTGGCAACCGCCATTGCCTCGCTCGCCACCCTGGCCGCGGGCTGCAGCCAGGTCGGCCCCACGTCGTCCGTCGTTGCGGCCGACGCCGTCTATACCAACGGCAAAGTCGTCACTGTCGACAAACAGTCTTCCATCGTCCAGGCCTTTGCGGTCAAGGACGGCAAGTATGTGTTCGTGGGCAGCACCGCGCAGGCGCAAGCCTATGTCGGCCCGTCCACGCAGGTGGTCGACCTGAAAGGCCGCACCACCATTCCGGGTCTGGCCGATTCGCATCTGCACACCGCGGGCGGCGGACCGGGTCTGGACCTGTCCAAGACGCGGTCGTTGGGCGAGGTCTATGCGGTGCTGCGCGATGCCGCCCGCAATGCGGCGCCGGGCACCGTGCTCGTGTCCAATTCCGACTGGCACGAAGCGCAGTTCAAGGAACAGCGCCTGCCCACCGCCGCCGAGCTGGAAGCCGCTGCGCCAGGCGTGCCCGTGGTGCTGGTCCGGGGCGGTCACAGCTACTTCCTGAATGACACGGCGCTTGCCAGATACAAGATCACCAAGGCCACGCCAGTGCCTGCCGGCGGCGCGATTCCGGTGGGCCCGGACGGCAAGCTGACCGGCGAGATCACCGACACCGCCAAGCCCCTTGTGGCCTTGCCGCCCACGCCCGCGCCATCGGTTGCGGGACTGGAAGCGCAACAGAAGATCCTGAACAGCTATGGGTTGACGAGCATCCGCGTGCCGGGCATCTCGGTGGCCAACTACCGCGTGTTCCAGCAACTGCGCGACGCGGGCAAGGCCACCGTGCGCTACAGCATCCTGCTGCGCCCACGGGATCTGGCCGACTACCGCGCCAGCGTGGTTCCATCGGGCGTCAAGCCCGGCGAGGGCGATGACTGGGTCAAGATCTGGGGCATCAAGGTCGCGGTCGATGGCGGTTTCGAAGGCGGGTTGATGACCAAGCCCTACCTGGATCCGCTCGGCAAGAACGGCACGTACTACGGCTTGCGTCTGCTCGATCAGCCCAGCTTCAACGAGTATGTCGTGACGCTCAATCGGGCAGGCTGGCGGTCGGCCGTGCACGCGGTGGGGGACGCGGCGATCGACCAGGCGCTGACCGGGTATGAAGCGGCCAATGCCGACCAGCCCATCGTCGGCAAGGGCTGGGTCATCGAACATGCGTTCGTCTCGCGCCCCGATCAGTATCCGCGCATGAAGCGCCTGGGCGTGAACCTGTCGGTGCAGGACCATCTGTACCTGGCCGCGCCAGTGCTCAAGGCTTACTGGGGCATGGACCGCGCGTCGCAAGTCACGCCGGTCAAGACCTATGTGGACGAAGGCTTCCTGGTCGCGGGCGGCACCGATTCCCCGGTGATTCCGCTCAGCCCCTTCTGGGTCATGTATCACTTCCTGACGCGCGACACGATTTCGGACGGCGTCTACGGCGCCAACCAGGCCGTCACGTCGCGCGATACGGTGCTGCGCATGATGACGATCAACAACGCCCTGCTGACCGATGAGGCGTCCATCAAGGGGTCGATCGAAACCGGCAAGCTCGCGGACTTTGCGGTGCTGTCGGCCGACTACCTGACGATCCCCGCCAGGCAGGTGCAGGACCTGAAGGCCGTGGCCACCTACGTGGGCGGCAAGCAGGTATATCGCGACGCCAGCTTCGCGCCATAA